From a region of the Chiloscyllium punctatum isolate Juve2018m chromosome 1, sChiPun1.3, whole genome shotgun sequence genome:
- the LOC140481759 gene encoding uncharacterized protein isoform X2: MIPITVCSRRGRVYNKHHKHRPDRDRDRDQDRDRDQDRDQDRDRDRDRDQDRDQDQDRDRDRDRDQDQDRDRDRDQDRDRDRDQDRDRDRDRDRDQDQDQDRDRDQDQDRDRDRDQDRERDRDRDQDRDQDQDQDRDQDQDQDRDRDQDQDRDRDRDQDRDRDQDQDRDRDRDRDRDRDRDRDRDRDRDQDQDRDRDRDRDRDRDQDRDQDQDRDRDQDQDQDRDQDRDRDQDRDRDQDQDRDRDQDRDRDQDRDQDQDQDRDQAIPNTQDGSGFGR; encoded by the exons ATGATCCCCATCACCGTCTGTTCCAGGAGGGGGAGAGTCTACAATAAACACCACAAACACAGACCGGACCGGGACCGGGACCGGGATCAGGACCGGGACCGGGATCAGGACCGGGATCAGGACCGGGACCGGGACCGGGACCGGGATCAGGACCGGGATCAGGATCAGGATCGGGACCGGGACCGGGACCGGGATCAGGATCAGGATCGGGACCGGGACCGGGATCAGGATCGGGACCGGGACCGGGATCAGGATCGGGACCGGGACCGGGACCGGGACCGGGATCAGGACCAGGACCAGGACCGGGACCGGGATCAGGATCAGGATCGGGACCGGGACCGGGATCAGGATCGGGAACGGGACCGGGACCGGGACCAGGACCGGGATCAGGACCAGGACCAGGACCGGGATCAGGACCAGGACCAGGACCGGGACCGGGATCAGGATCAGGACCGGGACCGGGACCGGGATCAGGACCGGGACCGGGATCAGGATCAGGATCGGGACcgggatcgggatcgggatcgGGACCGGGACCGGGATCGGGATCGGGACCGGGACCGGGATCAGGACCAGGACCGGGACCGGGATCGGGATCGGGACCGGGACCGGGACCAGGACCGGGATCAGGACCAGGACCGGGACCGGGACCAGGATCAGGATCAGGACCGGGATCAGGACCGGGACCGGGATCAGGACCGGGACCGGGACCAGGATCAGGACCGGGACCGGGATCAGGACCGGGACCGGGATCAGGACCGGGATCAGGATCAGGACCAGGACCGGGACCAGGCCATTCCCAACACTCAAG atggaagtgggtttggaagatga
- the LOC140481759 gene encoding uncharacterized protein isoform X1, producing MIPITVCSRRGRVYNKHHKHRPDRDRDRDQDRDRDQDRDQDRDRDRDRDQDRDQDQDRDRDRDRDQDQDRDRDRDQDRDRDRDQDRDRDRDRDRDQDQDQDRDRDQDQDRDRDRDQDRERDRDRDQDRDQDQDQDRDQDQDQDRDRDQDQDRDRDRDQDRDRDQDQDRDRDRDRDRDRDRDRDRDRDRDQDQDRDRDRDRDRDRDQDRDQDQDRDRDQDQDQDRDQDRDRDQDRDRDQDQDRDRDQDRDRDQDRDQDQDQDRDQAIPNTQGTNLNDF from the coding sequence ATGATCCCCATCACCGTCTGTTCCAGGAGGGGGAGAGTCTACAATAAACACCACAAACACAGACCGGACCGGGACCGGGACCGGGATCAGGACCGGGACCGGGATCAGGACCGGGATCAGGACCGGGACCGGGACCGGGACCGGGATCAGGACCGGGATCAGGATCAGGATCGGGACCGGGACCGGGACCGGGATCAGGATCAGGATCGGGACCGGGACCGGGATCAGGATCGGGACCGGGACCGGGATCAGGATCGGGACCGGGACCGGGACCGGGACCGGGATCAGGACCAGGACCAGGACCGGGACCGGGATCAGGATCAGGATCGGGACCGGGACCGGGATCAGGATCGGGAACGGGACCGGGACCGGGACCAGGACCGGGATCAGGACCAGGACCAGGACCGGGATCAGGACCAGGACCAGGACCGGGACCGGGATCAGGATCAGGACCGGGACCGGGACCGGGATCAGGACCGGGACCGGGATCAGGATCAGGATCGGGACcgggatcgggatcgggatcgGGACCGGGACCGGGATCGGGATCGGGACCGGGACCGGGATCAGGACCAGGACCGGGACCGGGATCGGGATCGGGACCGGGACCGGGACCAGGACCGGGATCAGGACCAGGACCGGGACCGGGACCAGGATCAGGATCAGGACCGGGATCAGGACCGGGACCGGGATCAGGACCGGGACCGGGACCAGGATCAGGACCGGGACCGGGATCAGGACCGGGACCGGGATCAGGACCGGGATCAGGATCAGGACCAGGACCGGGACCAGGCCATTCCCAACACTCAAG
- the LOC140481759 gene encoding uncharacterized protein isoform X3: MIPITVCSRRGRVYNKHHKHRPDRDRDRDQDRDRDQDRDQDRDRDRDRDQDRDQDQDRDRDRDRDQDQDRDRDRDQDRDRDRDQDRDRDRDRDRDQDQDQDRDRDQDQDRDRDRDQDRERDRDRDQDRDQDQDQDRDQDQDQDRDRDQDQDRDRDRDQDRDRDQDQDRDRDRDRDRDRDRDRDRDRDRDQDQDRDRDRDRDRDRDQDRDQDQDRDRDQDQDQDRDQDRDRDQDRDRDQDQDRDRDQDRDRDQDRDQDQDQDRDQAIPNTQDSTCS, from the coding sequence ATGATCCCCATCACCGTCTGTTCCAGGAGGGGGAGAGTCTACAATAAACACCACAAACACAGACCGGACCGGGACCGGGACCGGGATCAGGACCGGGACCGGGATCAGGACCGGGATCAGGACCGGGACCGGGACCGGGACCGGGATCAGGACCGGGATCAGGATCAGGATCGGGACCGGGACCGGGACCGGGATCAGGATCAGGATCGGGACCGGGACCGGGATCAGGATCGGGACCGGGACCGGGATCAGGATCGGGACCGGGACCGGGACCGGGACCGGGATCAGGACCAGGACCAGGACCGGGACCGGGATCAGGATCAGGATCGGGACCGGGACCGGGATCAGGATCGGGAACGGGACCGGGACCGGGACCAGGACCGGGATCAGGACCAGGACCAGGACCGGGATCAGGACCAGGACCAGGACCGGGACCGGGATCAGGATCAGGACCGGGACCGGGACCGGGATCAGGACCGGGACCGGGATCAGGATCAGGATCGGGACcgggatcgggatcgggatcgGGACCGGGACCGGGATCGGGATCGGGACCGGGACCGGGATCAGGACCAGGACCGGGACCGGGATCGGGATCGGGACCGGGACCGGGACCAGGACCGGGATCAGGACCAGGACCGGGACCGGGACCAGGATCAGGATCAGGACCGGGATCAGGACCGGGACCGGGATCAGGACCGGGACCGGGACCAGGATCAGGACCGGGACCGGGATCAGGACCGGGACCGGGATCAGGACCGGGATCAGGATCAGGACCAGGACCGGGACCAGGCCATTCCCAACACTCAAG